The stretch of DNA TGTGGAGATAAAGAGATCCCTTCCTCGTGTGATTTTAACAACAGTCCTTATTCTCTACAAAAATTCATTCCAAAGTTAAGCTTGAGAAAGACCCCCTTTATGATCTGTGGTGGAAGGACCACCACAGCTCATATAATGTCTAGCAGAACAGAGAGAATATCATAACCTGATACTAGCTTCTGCTCAACTCAGAAACTTGTCATGGCTTCAACAGGGTAACATTTCTATCACACTACACTGTATCTTAAATCAATGTTAAAAATGCTACATttcagatatactgtatgttcacaGACCATATTATTTGAGTGTTCTGATAGCTTACTATTCAAGTAATTTACCGCTTGCCTTAATCAAAATTAGACAAATCTTTGGAACAATGAATGGAACAGCCAGTAAAAGTTTGCATTTattggtaaagaaaaaaaactagagaTGCATACAAATTATAGTCCACCTACAGGCCACCTTGGTCAGAGGttcacacattaaaaatataatcttGACAGGCAAGAATCACAGTCGACTTGTGTCACTACTCTAAAAGGCTCactaattttatgttttaaatcatAGTAGGATATTGATTAGCTTCACAGGTTCTTGGATTGGCAAAAACGTCATACTTAAAGCTACAGAAATACAACATACAATAGTGAAAATCATGTCAAGTTTTAAGAAGCAGTTTGACCTTTATCCTGATGGCTGAAGAATTGTGTAAATAATTAGATTTGGACAATACCATTGCAATTCCTGTCAAGGTATGAAATCATTCACAACCCACGATTTCTTTATAAAAGAAACCTCTTAATTTGTTATGATAATCAAATCCActtaattcacaaaaaaaaaaaagaattaaaaaaagaaaatcccaatTCCAGATAACACACATGGGTGttagaaagaaaaaagcttTAAGGCCGTGAGGAGAAGACGGGGTTGTTCAGGTATCATGACCATGGAATGTATGTAGCAAGAAAGAACAACGATGTATCCTACAAAGAGGcctggggtttaaaaaaaaagaaaaaaagtagaatTACAAAACATTTTCCCCAAATCCTCTATAACTGGCGGGTTATTCTACCGGTAATGGCGTGGCGGGGGGCTATGGTGCTGGGGAGGGTGCCTCCTGGGGGGTGGACTATGGCGCGACATAGCATGACGTGGAGGCGACTGGTAGCGTGGAGGAGGGGATCCTCTGTTATGGTAAGGAGGTGAATAGCGACCTCTGGATCTGGATCGGGAACGTGACCGATTCCAGTTGGGAGTGCCCCTCTCCTCATAGACGCGGATGTAAGCAGTCTCACCCTGTAAAAAGATAAAGTATATAGgccatttgttgttttcatcCTCTAAAAGGAAAAGGGACAATTGAATCTCATTAGCACTGAAACTCACTTGATGAGAGCGGAACTCCGTTCGATCCAGTCTGCGTAATGCATACTCCATGTCCTCTCTACGGAGAAATTCCACCACGCCCTCTCCATCACGCTGCACATCTGCAAAACAAACATCTCCTGCCTCACGCATATGATCCTTCAGATCCTGCCAGCTCCCAGTGGGTGGTAACCCTGGAATGAGAAAAATGTGTGATATGTGATGGGGATAAAACTTCCTTCCTAAAATTACCTAGCACTTTCAAATCATTGCAGGGACAAGTTACGTTTTTGGCCAAAGTCTAGAACTGTTGAGGTAAACAACACCTTTACTAATAggtttaaatacatgttttattaacAATTGAAATTTAAAAGCTCACATTAAATTATTGGATGAATGTTTCAGTGAACCCAATATGTTTAGACCATAACCCCAGTGTTGTAGTTCCAGAAATCTGCTCTAGTATGACCGGTCAAGTCAGGCAACTATATAAATCTTATACTTTAAGGGGTTGGTCTTAGATAAGCAGTCTAATTCTAcagcttgtaaaacatgtttgtgtaaacatgaaataaatgtaGCATACGACAAATAAGGATATACAAAAATCACACCTACCAGTCACTATAGTTGGTGTTTGGGATTATGCAGCCAAAATGACCGgttttactgttgttttttttcaaggacTTAAGGAGCTGACTTGACCTCATCCACTTAGTCTCCTTGACTTCCAGTCggccatgagagagagagagagagacatatatGCCTACGACTCATGGCGTCCTCTACTAGTCCCCTTGTCCTCCAGTCCGccatgaaagagagaaacataTCTGCCTATGACTCGTGATGTCCTAAGTCCCCTTCTCATCCGGTCCGCCAAGCGAGAGAGACATATCTGCCTACGACCCATGACGTCCTCTACTAGTCCCCTTGTCCTCCAATCCGccatgaaagagagaaacataTCTGTCTATGACTTATGATGTCCTAAGTCCCCTTCTCATCCGGTCCGCCAAGCGAGAGAGATATCTGTCTACGACCAATGACATCCTCTACTCGTCCCCTTGTCATCCAGTCCGcaatgagagagaaaaatatttgCCTATGTCTAATGACATTCTCTACTAGTCCCTTGTCCTTCGGTCCGCCATGAGGAAAAGAGACATATCTGCCTAGGACTCTTACATCCTCTACTAGTCCCCTTGTCTTCCAATCcgccatgagagagagaaaaatatctGCCTATGACTTATGATGTCCTAAGTCCCCTTCTCATCCGGTCCGCCAAGCGAGAGAGATATTTGTCTATGACCCATGAGGTCCTCTACTAGTCCCCTTGTCCTCCAGTCCGCcatgagggagagagacataTCTGCCTATGACTCATGACATTCTCTACTAGTCCCTTGTCCTTCGGTCCGCCATGAGGAAAAGAGACATATCTGCCTAGGACTCTTACATCCTCTACTAGTCCCCTTGTCTTCCAATCcgccatgagagagagagagaaacgtaTCTGCCTATTACTCTTACGTCCACCATGCTATCAATCCCTTGACCTCCAGGCTGcagtgaaagagagaaatatgaaCTGGATATGACTCATGACGTCCACCTACCAGTCACTATGACCCGGAATTCAGATCTTCTGGTTGGTGGTCCAAATCTTCCCCtaggtcctcctcctcctccaccacgtCCACCTCCgtctcctccaccaccacctcccATAGGACCAAATTTAGCACCAGCGGATCTAGGATACTCCACACGCAGCTTGGAGTCTCCATATCCATATCCATTTCTTCCATAGACAGCATCATCTGCATCCCTAAGAGAAGAGAGCAAAGAACTCCTTACCAAAGTACGCTTGTTTCACTAGTGGACATAGACCTGGAAATTCCGTCTCCATCCATTTCCTGCTGTCGGTCACTGGAGATGATATTGTCAAACTTAAGGCATCCAACAAGCGCAATGTGATTGGACTTGCCAAAGACCATCCATAAAACTCACCGTGGGTCTTCAAATCGGACGAAGGCAAAAGGGATAGTGCCTCTATTGTTCTTCAATTCAATGTCACGGATTTTTCCATATTTGTAGAAGAGATCCTCAATGTCTCTCTCCTGGACATCCACAGGAAGATTCCCCACATAGATCCGGCCATCCGACATGGTGGTTGAGTAAGTAGCACTGCTGACACAGAATGGGGGCACCTGGAGACTTTAAGATCACTTCTTTCTTTCAGAAAAATCTGCGGAAGATGTCTTTATCTTAATCCTAGTTCCAATCCAAAACTTAGTCCATCCGCCTCCAATTCCTTAATTCAGACAAGAGTAAAACTCAAAACCAGGGATGCAGCCGTGATAGTGGAAAACAAGTTCAAAACACAGCACAGGCCCTCGGAGCAAAGcctgaaaacttaaaaacacaGGGTAATGAATAGGGGTGTAACAATACATCAATCTGGAttgatatatttttataaaaatgaaaccCACTTATGTAATTTTTTCTTACTAGCGCCCCCCCGTCAAAAGTGTTACAAAACCACAAATCTCCCAGCCCAAATTCTTAAACTCAAAAACATATACGACGTGACTCAAAAGCATACAACATATAATTTTGAGTGAAAAAACTAACAGAAAATCCAAAAATAGTGaaaaggtacaagactgtgtacatattttcattatagAGAGAAGGAACTACTCATCCCAATAACCACCGCGCACCACTGAATAAAGGAAGCTAATGTTTGTTTAGCCAACAGCTAATTCAACTAATCGCTAGgtgagacagcatgtaataactttaaaagaccctcaaaataaaacctgaaaataacacttaacatacactcacctaaaggattattaggaacacctgttcaatttcttatcaatgcaattatctaatcaaccaatcacatggcagttgcttcaatgcatttaggggtgtggtcctggtcaagacaatctcctgaactccaaactgaatgtcagaatgggaaagaaatggaaagaagttctgagcgtggcatggttgttggtgcctgACGGgttggtctgagtatttcacaatctgcttaGTTACTGGGATTTctacgcacaaccatttctagggtttacaaagaatggtgtgaaaagggaaaaacatccggtatgcggcagtcctgtgggcgaaaatgccttgttgatgctagaggtcagaggagaatgggccaactgattcaagctgatagaagagcaactttgactgaaataaccactcgttacaaccgaggtatgcagcaaagcatttgtaaagccacaacacgcacaaccttgaggcggatgggctacaacagaagaagaccctaccgggtaccactcatcttcTCTACAAATAGggaaaagaggctacaatttgcaagcgctcaccaaaattggacagttgaagactggaaaaatgctgcctggtctgatgagtctcgatttctgttgagacattcagatggtagagtcagaacttggcgtaaacagaaggagaacatggatccatcatgccttgttaccactgtgcaggctggtggtggtggtgtaatggtgtgggggatgttttcttggcatactttaggccccttagtgccaattgggcattgtttaaaggccacggcctacctgagcattgtttctgaccatgtccatccctttatggccaccatgtacccatcctctgatggctacttccagcaggataatgcaccatgtcataaagctcgaattatttcaaattggtttcttgaacatgacaatgagttcactgtactaaaatggcccccccagtcaccagatATCCACCAATAGaccatctttgggatgtggtggaacgggagcttcgtgcccttgatgtgcatcccacaaatctccatcaactgcaagatgctatccaatcaatatgggccaacatttctaaagaatgctttcagcaccttgctgaatcaatgccacgtagaattaaggcaaaagggggtcaaacacactattagtatggtgttcctaataatcctgtaggtgagtgtatataacagctgttatgtcagctgtagcctgcttttccctgtgtttagtttgagttaaTGTTATTCTAGACTGAATCCAGCTGTCTgttagcggttagccgaattagctatTAGCTAAATTAATGTTAGCTTCTCAGGAAAGGCTAACGGCAGAAATGTGGAACCGATCGGGATTCCTGCAGTGTTGTAAATCCTTGTAAAACAGGATTATCATCTTGCGCATgatggatcgtgcaggcagCATAAATCCGGTACCGacagctcctcctcctcaccagcatgagttccaccaatcacaAGCATCACTGTGGAATTGTGGGTGATGAAGAACTTATCCAAGACATTGCAAATGagacatttatctcaaaacaaggttggtgcCCCATGGGGCTGAActattttggaaaataatctaattgcaatttttttccactaaaattgcaattgcaatttaatgttttgtgattattttttttgagctctttgtcttctgtattattcaacaaagaCAAGCAATGAATAATTGTATAGTATGAACAACACAACATTAGATAGATTAAACAAAATGTTCTTTCCTGGAGGTCAGGCCTGCAGTGATGATGAAATTAGGTGATGCATGAATTTATATGAATGACAGCTTTTATTAAACTACTTCAATCACAGTAGTATAATGAGCACTGACCAAGCCTGGTGTAAACATTCATCTGAAAGTCAAGAACAAATCATACAAACTAAAGTGCAGATtgcaaaaatctaaaaacaaatatgtggcTTTACCACATTTAGTCTTTacattatttactgtaataaacatgcCAACATACAGTGTCTTTGAactttaccacacacacacacacacacacacacacacacacacacacacgttttaaCAGCGCACACAGAGGAGCTGCCTCCAGTCCCTTCCCCTCATGACTTTGTGTGCTGCATGCATGACATTATCTTGCCATGGGATTAACTGTACAAATAAACCGTTGAAACACCGCCGGTACCCTACTGTGAAAGCTCCCCGTCATTTATCAGAGTCTGGTTGTTACCccttgtcactccccgatgtaagtcgagtgcagatttcagtttgcgacaagtagcctacaagatactaacgagagacttctttAATATcaatacagaataaaaatggacctacttaaaaAGTTtcttcactgctggctacaagttagcagtCAAACACATCACAAGGTTGTCAGTGGAATGGCATTTTAAGATGACATTAGCAAtaaatcatagatagctaaaccatttttgaaatgattaccatcttctgttattgtttgtaatgacaaaagtttattatttcatggattttacaaatttcagtatgacacgttatgctgtaaaccgCTTAAATCTTagcatgcgtgactcaaatctgtgGCCGACTAACATCAGGGAGTGACACCCCTC from Etheostoma spectabile isolate EspeVRDwgs_2016 chromosome 16, UIUC_Espe_1.0, whole genome shotgun sequence encodes:
- the srsf9 gene encoding serine/arginine-rich splicing factor 9, with translation MSDGRIYVGNLPVDVQERDIEDLFYKYGKIRDIELKNNRGTIPFAFVRFEDPRDADDAVYGRNGYGYGDSKLRVEYPRSAGAKFGPMGGGGGGDGGGRGGGGGGPRGRFGPPTRRSEFRVIVTGLPPTGSWQDLKDHMREAGDVCFADVQRDGEGVVEFLRREDMEYALRRLDRTEFRSHQGETAYIRVYEERGTPNWNRSRSRSRSRGRYSPPYHNRGSPPPRYQSPPRHAMSRHSPPPRRHPPQHHSPPPRHYR